The DNA region AATGGCAGCGAAAAAAGCTATTTCAGAGTATGGAATGAAGAAAGTTGATGTTTTAGTAAAAGGGCCGGGACCTGGAAGAGAAACAGCTATTAGAGCTTTACAAGCTGCTGGATTGGAGATTTCTCTTATTAAAGATGTTACACCTATTCCTCATAATGGGTGTCGCCCACCACGTAGAAGAAGAGTGTAGTTTGAAAAGGAGGAGAGACGATGGCAAGATATACAGGACCAGATTGTCGTTTATGTAGAAGAGAAGGTATGAAGTTATTTTTAAAAGGGACAAAATGTTTTTCCGAAAAGTGTCCCTTTGAAAGAAGACCATTTCCACCTGGTCAACATGGTAGAGCTCAAAGAAAATTAACTGAGTACGGATTAAGGTTAAGAGAAAAACAAAGAGCAAAAAGAATATACGGAGTATTAGAAAGACAATTTAGGCGATACTTTGAGATAGCCTCTAAGGGTAGAGGTGTTACGGGAGAAAGGTTATTGCAACTTTTGGAAACAAGACTTGATAATGTAGTGTACAGGCTGGGTTGGGCTTTATCTCGAGCTCAAGCAAGGCAGATTGTGTCTCATGGTAAAATTGCTGTGAATGGTAAAAGAGTTAACATACCCTCTTATAATTTAAAGCCAGGAGATGTGGTAGAGCTCCTTGATAAAGATTTAATTCCTGTACAAGAAGCCATATCAGTTTTTGGAAATAAGAGTGTTCCAGCCTGGTTAGAATTGGATAGGGAAAACCTTAGAGGAAAAGTTTTGAGATTACCAAAGAGAGAAGAAATAGATACTCCTGTCCAAGAACAGCTTATTGTAGAGTTCTACTCCAGATAATTTTTGGTGGCCTTTGGGCAGGGTAAGGAGGTAGATAATTTGTTAGAGGAAAATGTAAGGGTTATTATTGAAAAGAGATCAGATGAATATGGGCGTTTTGTAATAGAGCCCTTAGAGAGAGGATATGGGTGGACCATAGGAAACTCTCTAAGGAGAATACTACTTTCTTCTATTGAAGGAGCAGCTGTGGTTTCGGTTAAGATTGAGGGAGTAAGACATGAGCTTGAGGTATTACCAGGCTTAAAAGAAGAGATTTTAGAAATTTTAATGAATCTAAAAAAGCTTGTAGTTAAAATAGAAGATAACAATTCTCATATTTTGGAACTTGATGTGAGAGGGCCTAAAGTAGTAACAGCAGGTGACTTTATAGTTCCAGCAAATGTTAAAATACTTAATCCAGATCTTGTAATTGCAACTTTGGTGGATGATATTCCATTTCATATGGAAGTAGAGGTAAGAAAAGGTAAAGGATATGTCAGTGCAGAGGAGAATAAAGATCAAAGTTATCCCATTGGAGTATTAGTATTAGATTCCATATTTTCTCCTGTAAAAAAGGTAAGTTATACTGTAGAGAAAACAAGGGTTGGTCGAAGAACAGACTTGGATAGATTAATAATAGAGATATGGACTAATAAGTCTGTAACCCCTGAAGAGGCTTTTAGAGAAGCTTCAAGAATATTAATGGAGTATTTTAAACTTTTAAGTGAAAGGGAGTTTCAACTTCCTCATGAGGAAGTAGGACAAGAGATTACATCCTTAGAAGAGGAAAAGAAAGGATTAACCCTTGAAGATTTGGGACTTTCTACAAGAGCTTATAATTCTTTGAGGCATGCAGGTATACACACTATTGAGGATCTTTTATCAAAAAGTAGAGAGGATTTAATGAAAATCAAAAATTTTGGGCAAAAATCCCTTCAGGAATTGGAAGAGAAATTAAGAGAAAAGGGACTGAGTTTGAGAGATGGTGGAAATCCTGATACGGAGAAAGGAGAGGGCTTAGAATGAGACACCGTAAAGCATATAGAAAATTAAGTAAACCAACTCCCCAAAGAAAAGCTTTATTTAAAGCTCTTTTGATATCATTATTTAAACATGGAAAGATAGTGACCACTTTACCGAGAGCAAAAGAAGTCACGAGAATTGCAGAAAAGCTTCTTACTATTGCTAAAGAAGATTCTGTTCATCATAGAAGATTAGTATATGCATGGCTTCAAGATAGGGAGTTAGTTAGGAAAGTTTTTGTAGAGATTGCTCCTAAATATAAGGATAGAAATGGTGGTTATATCAGAATATTAAAACTGGGTATGAGAAGAGGAGACGCAGCAGAGCAGGCAGTTATTGAATTCGTATAATGATAAAAGTTGAAAATTTATCTTATATTTATCAACCCGGCACCTCACAGGAGAAGGTAGCTCTTAAGAATATTAATTTAGAGATACCTTCTCCTTCTTTTTTTTGTATTGTAGGAGCTAATGGTTCAGGCAAGTCTACCTTCGCAAGGCTTCTTAATGGACTTTATACTCCAACTTCTGGTGATGTAATAGTAGATGGAATGAATACAAAGGATGAGAAAAGAATATGGGAAATAAGAAAAAACGTAGGTTTAGTTTTTCAAAATCCAGATAATCAGATAATAGGAATGACTGTGGAAGAAGATATAGCTTTTGGTTGTGAGAATTTAGGACTTCCCCCAGAAGAGATTGAAGAAAGGATTAATTTTGCTTTAAAAGCGGTAGGAATGGAAGAATATAGAAAGTATCCACCTTACTTACTTTCGGGAGGACAAAAACAACGGGTTGCTATAGCAGGAATTTTAGCTATGATGCCTAAGTACATTGTTCTTGACGAACCCACTACGATGCTTGATCCTAAGGGTAGAAAAGAGATAATAAATATAATAAGAAGGCTTTACGAAGAGGAAAAGAAAACCATAATTTTGATAACCCATCATATGGAGGAGGTAATTTGGGCAGAAAAGATTGTGGTCTTTTTTAATGGGGAGATTGTAGATTTAGGAACTCCAAGGGAGATATTTTCTAAAGATGAAAAATTAAATGAATGGGGATTGAATTTGCCTATAACTACAAGAATATCAAAGTGTCTTTTAGAGAGAGGCTTTAATATACCACATCCTATCTTAACTCCCGAGGAATTATCTCTATGGCTTTAATTAGTTTGAAGAGTGTATCTTACACATACTTAAAGGATACTCCTTTAGAGAAAGAAGCTCTTCTTAATGTTTCTTTAAATGTTGAACATGGAGAAAGAATAGGAATTCTTGGGAAGACGGGTTCGGGAAAGTCTACTTTAATTCAACTTATAGGAGGTCTTATTTATCCAACATCGGGAGAAGTGTATGTAAAAGATAAGGAGATCAGAAAATGGAATTCAAAAGAGCTATGTAAAATCGTGGGAGTAGTATTTCAATATCCCGAATATCAATTTTTTGCTGAAACAGTATTTGAAGAAGTAGCTTTTGGACCTAAAAATGTTGGTATTTCTGAAGAAAAAATTGAGGATTGTGTGAAGTCTGCTCTTATCTCAGTAGGTTTATCTTATGAAGAAATCAAAGATAGATCTCCCTTTCATCTCTCTGGGGGAGAGAAAAGAAGGTTAGCTATTGCAAGTATATTGGCCATGGATCCTGAAGTTCTCATTTTGGATGAGCCTACAGCAAATCTCGATCCAAGAGGTAAATTGCAGATAATGAACTATATAGATAGATGGGTGGATAAAAAACAAAAGACTCTTATCATAGTATCTCACGATCTTGATGAGGTTATGAGATTGGTGAGAAGAGTTATAGTTTTGAAAGCAGGAGAAATAATTTTTGATGGTCCCTCTGAAAGATTATTTATGAGCTATGATAAATTAGAAGAGGCGGAATTGGACTTGCCTGAGATAGTTAGGCTTGTAAAAATACTCCAAGAAAAAGGATATCCTATAGAAGGCGCTTTTACTGTTCAGGAGATTGTAGAGAGAATACTTGCTTATAAGGGATATAAGAGTTTATGGAAGTGTTAAAAACTTTTCCTATTGGGCAATATATACCTGCAAATTCCATACTTCATGGTTTGGATGCTAAGGCTAAAATTATAGCATCTTTTTGGCTTATCGTATTTATATTTCTAATAAGATTAAACCTCTCTTATTTGTTTTTCTTTCTTCTTATTATGTTAGGGATCTTTCTTTCTTCTCTACCTTTAAAGTATTTTCTTAGGTCTCTGAAACCTGTTTATTTTCTTGTTTTATTTACTTTTATTATTCATTTCTTTTTTGGGGAAGAAGGAGGAAGGGTTTTTTGGAGATTTGGAATTATACACATTACGGAATTAGGAATTAAAATGGCTATTTTTATGTCTTTGAGGCTCATATTTATAGTTATGATAACTTCTCTGCTTACTTTAACCACATCAGTGTTGGAACTGGCTCAAGCTTTAGAAGATCTTCTGAAGCCTCTAAAGTATTTCAAATTTCCTGTGCATGAGTTTTCTATGATGATGACTATAGCTATTAGATTTGTACCAACCCTTTTAGATGAGACAGATAAAATAATAAAAGCCCAAAAAGCAAGAGGAGCAGAATTTGGTAAAGGTAATATTGTAAATCAGGCTAAGAGTTTACTTCCCGTAATAATTCCTCTCTTTGTAAATGCTTTTAGAAGAGCAAATGAGCTTGCTGAAGCTATGGAATCAAGGTGTTATAGAGGGGGAGAGGGAAGAACAAGGTATAGAAGGACTTATTGGACGCTGAAGGAGACTTCTTTTATATTTTTCATAGGAATCTATTCTGCTCTTTTACTTATATTTTTTTGATAATGACTAACTGGAAGCTTGAGATCTCATACATTGGTAAAGATTTTTATGGATTTCAAAAACAACCTGGAAAGCGAACTATACAAGGGGAGTTAGAAAAAGTATTGAGTTTCTTATTTGATGAAGAAATAAGGGTAATAGGTGCAGGAAGAACCGATACGGGAGTTCACGCTTTGGGTCAGGTGGTTAATTTTAAGAGCAGGGGACATAAAGGTTTTTCCTGTGATAAGCTTCATAAAGTTTTAAATAGATTACTGCCTGAGGATATAAAGATAAAAAAGGTTGAAATTGTAGATGATAGTTTTCATGCTAGATATTCTGCAAAAAGAAGATGGTACATTTATGTGGTTTACAATAATGATGAAAGGGATTTGTTTTTAAAAGACTACTCCTGGTGGATAAGTAGAGAAATTAATAGAGAATTATTGATTTTTTCTGCAAATCTATTTAAAGGAGTTCACGATTTTAAAAATTTTTGTGTAACAGAGGATGAAGATCAAACGGTTATTGAAGTCTATGAATCTTTTTGGTATTTTAAGAAAGATCTGTTAATATATTTTATATCAGCCCCATTTTTTTTGAGAAAAATGGTAAGATTTATAGTAGGTAGCATGGTAGAAATAGCTTTAGGAAGAAAAAGTTTAATTGAGTTAGAAGATTATTTAAAGGAAGAAAGAAAAGAAAGGTTTTCAGTTCCTGCCCCTCCTTGGGGACTTTATCTTTTTAGAGTAGATTATTGACATTGTAAATAAAATTATATTAAAATGCTACGGGAAAGGAGGAAAAAGAAAAATGAAAACTTTTATGGCAAAAAAAGAAGAGATAAAAAGAGAGTGGTATGTAGTAGATGCAAAGGGAAAGGTGCTTGGTAGATTGGCTTCTGAAATAGCAAAAATATTAAGAGGAAAGCATAAACCAATTTATACGCCCCATGTAGATACAGGCGATTTTGTGATTGTTGTAAATGCGAAAGATGTGGTGTTGACTGGAAAGAAAGAGGATCAAAAAATATATTTCTTCCATTCAGGATATCCAGGTGGACATAGACTTATTACTGCAAGAGATATGAGAGCTAAAAGCCCTGAAAAGATGATTTACCTTGCTGTTAAAGGGATGCTTCCGAAGGGTCCCCTTGGTAGAAAAATGTTAAAAAAATTGAAGATCTATGCTGGACCTGAACATCCTCATCAAGCTCAGAAACCAAAAGAATTGAACATATAGTGGGAGGGATAAATGTTGGAATTTACTTCTCAAGATGTAAAAGTGATACATGAAGTTGGTGGAAGAAAGACTTCAAGGGTAAAAGTATGGTTGCGTTTTCCTGGAGAGGGTAAGATTATTGTTAATGATAAGCCTTTAGAGGAATATTTTGGAGGAAGAATATTTTTCCATAAAATAGCGAAGAAACCTCTAGAACTGACAGGGATGTTAAATCAGGTAGATGTGATAGCTCAAGCAATTGGTGGAGGAGTGAGTGCTCAAGCACAGGCTCTTGCTCATGGGATTTCAAAAGCTCTTGTAGCATTAAAGGAAGATTGGAAGACTCTTCTTAAGAAAGAGGGTTTGTTGAAGAGAGATCCAAGAGAAAAAGAAAGAAAGAAATATGGTTTGAAGAGAGCAAGAAGAGCACCACAATATTCAAAGCGATAATGGATTTTTATGGATTTAAGAGAATATATTGTGGGGCTTGCTCGTAAAGCCATAGAAACTTATTTAAAGGAGGGGAGAGTAATAACTCCACCTCCTGATATACCTGATTATCTAAAGAGAAAAGCAGGAACTTTTGTATCTTTGCACAGGAAATCAACAGGTGAGTTAAGAGGATGTATAGGTACTATAATACCTACTACTTCTAATATTGCTGAAGAAATTATAAGAAATGCTATAAG from Dictyoglomus turgidum DSM 6724 includes:
- the rplM gene encoding 50S ribosomal protein L13: MKTFMAKKEEIKREWYVVDAKGKVLGRLASEIAKILRGKHKPIYTPHVDTGDFVIVVNAKDVVLTGKKEDQKIYFFHSGYPGGHRLITARDMRAKSPEKMIYLAVKGMLPKGPLGRKMLKKLKIYAGPEHPHQAQKPKELNI
- the rplQ gene encoding 50S ribosomal protein L17, which encodes MRHRKAYRKLSKPTPQRKALFKALLISLFKHGKIVTTLPRAKEVTRIAEKLLTIAKEDSVHHRRLVYAWLQDRELVRKVFVEIAPKYKDRNGGYIRILKLGMRRGDAAEQAVIEFV
- the rpsI gene encoding 30S ribosomal protein S9 — translated: MLEFTSQDVKVIHEVGGRKTSRVKVWLRFPGEGKIIVNDKPLEEYFGGRIFFHKIAKKPLELTGMLNQVDVIAQAIGGGVSAQAQALAHGISKALVALKEDWKTLLKKEGLLKRDPREKERKKYGLKRARRAPQYSKR
- a CDS encoding energy-coupling factor transporter transmembrane component T family protein → MEVLKTFPIGQYIPANSILHGLDAKAKIIASFWLIVFIFLIRLNLSYLFFFLLIMLGIFLSSLPLKYFLRSLKPVYFLVLFTFIIHFFFGEEGGRVFWRFGIIHITELGIKMAIFMSLRLIFIVMITSLLTLTTSVLELAQALEDLLKPLKYFKFPVHEFSMMMTIAIRFVPTLLDETDKIIKAQKARGAEFGKGNIVNQAKSLLPVIIPLFVNAFRRANELAEAMESRCYRGGEGRTRYRRTYWTLKETSFIFFIGIYSALLLIFF
- a CDS encoding energy-coupling factor transporter ATPase, translating into MALISLKSVSYTYLKDTPLEKEALLNVSLNVEHGERIGILGKTGSGKSTLIQLIGGLIYPTSGEVYVKDKEIRKWNSKELCKIVGVVFQYPEYQFFAETVFEEVAFGPKNVGISEEKIEDCVKSALISVGLSYEEIKDRSPFHLSGGEKRRLAIASILAMDPEVLILDEPTANLDPRGKLQIMNYIDRWVDKKQKTLIIVSHDLDEVMRLVRRVIVLKAGEIIFDGPSERLFMSYDKLEEAELDLPEIVRLVKILQEKGYPIEGAFTVQEIVERILAYKGYKSLWKC
- the truA gene encoding tRNA pseudouridine(38-40) synthase TruA, with translation MTNWKLEISYIGKDFYGFQKQPGKRTIQGELEKVLSFLFDEEIRVIGAGRTDTGVHALGQVVNFKSRGHKGFSCDKLHKVLNRLLPEDIKIKKVEIVDDSFHARYSAKRRWYIYVVYNNDERDLFLKDYSWWISREINRELLIFSANLFKGVHDFKNFCVTEDEDQTVIEVYESFWYFKKDLLIYFISAPFFLRKMVRFIVGSMVEIALGRKSLIELEDYLKEERKERFSVPAPPWGLYLFRVDY
- a CDS encoding energy-coupling factor transporter ATPase; the protein is MIKVENLSYIYQPGTSQEKVALKNINLEIPSPSFFCIVGANGSGKSTFARLLNGLYTPTSGDVIVDGMNTKDEKRIWEIRKNVGLVFQNPDNQIIGMTVEEDIAFGCENLGLPPEEIEERINFALKAVGMEEYRKYPPYLLSGGQKQRVAIAGILAMMPKYIVLDEPTTMLDPKGRKEIINIIRRLYEEEKKTIILITHHMEEVIWAEKIVVFFNGEIVDLGTPREIFSKDEKLNEWGLNLPITTRISKCLLERGFNIPHPILTPEELSLWL
- a CDS encoding DNA-directed RNA polymerase subunit alpha codes for the protein MLEENVRVIIEKRSDEYGRFVIEPLERGYGWTIGNSLRRILLSSIEGAAVVSVKIEGVRHELEVLPGLKEEILEILMNLKKLVVKIEDNNSHILELDVRGPKVVTAGDFIVPANVKILNPDLVIATLVDDIPFHMEVEVRKGKGYVSAEENKDQSYPIGVLVLDSIFSPVKKVSYTVEKTRVGRRTDLDRLIIEIWTNKSVTPEEAFREASRILMEYFKLLSEREFQLPHEEVGQEITSLEEEKKGLTLEDLGLSTRAYNSLRHAGIHTIEDLLSKSREDLMKIKNFGQKSLQELEEKLREKGLSLRDGGNPDTEKGEGLE
- the rpsD gene encoding 30S ribosomal protein S4, with the protein product MARYTGPDCRLCRREGMKLFLKGTKCFSEKCPFERRPFPPGQHGRAQRKLTEYGLRLREKQRAKRIYGVLERQFRRYFEIASKGRGVTGERLLQLLETRLDNVVYRLGWALSRAQARQIVSHGKIAVNGKRVNIPSYNLKPGDVVELLDKDLIPVQEAISVFGNKSVPAWLELDRENLRGKVLRLPKREEIDTPVQEQLIVEFYSR